The DNA region GTTTTATCCTCAATCATCAGTTGCAGGAGTTTCTTTCTCAGAGGTCGTGTGGAAAGCTATTTGGAGAAAGAATGATTATCGCATGGAATAACGGGGATTTGCCTCTTCACAAGGGCATCCTTCCACCGTTTTTGTATGGCAAAGGACTCCACAATCAGTGGCTCATTACCGAGGCCATGAACTCTGATTTTAGGCTTGTAATCGATGCTAGTTCGACTATTTCAAGTTTTTACCTCAACGAACTTCACCAAGAAAGTTACATATCGAGTAGAAGTTGGGAACTACATGGCAATTCCCTTCTGGGAATGCTTTATGGATCATTTTCTTTTAGCAAAGCTAACTATTCAAGTGTGCTCATGCTATTTGAGTACGGAGGACACTATCTTTTTGTTAATAAAAACCAACACATTGCTTATAAACTGGGTTATAAACCATCATTGAACTTGTGGAAAAAAGGCATATCTCTGTCTCAAATGGAAGAGGAAATACAGGGTTGTCTTGATTCAATAAAATCACTCGAAGAAACTGAAGGACGCCTAGCGAATGAGCAGTCAAGATCGTGGAACTCAATTACACTGTCATTCTCTCTTGAAAATCTTCTGTCGATTCGTGCTGATCAGAACAAGATAATTGTACTAGGTGTTGCTGGATATAGTTACAAAGATATGCTAATGAGCTGGGTGTGCAGGCTTCGCCACCTCCAATTGTCAAATTTCTTGGTCTGTGCTCTGGATACCGAAATATATGAGTTCTCCATCATGCAGGTGACCTTCAATTAATATCGATACCTCGAAAGAAAGTTTTATGCTCAGGAATATTAGAAATCCAATTAACTTCTTGGGCTTTAAGTTGTCTTGAACTTTTATAAGAgtcattttccaaaatttccATGATATTAGATATTGTTATATTGACATTTTCTGATGTATACAATGCTAGGGCCTCCCAGTGATCAAGTTTTTAAATCCTCCAACCAACATCAGCTTCGATGACTGCCATTTTGGGACCGAATGTTTTCGGAAAGTAACAAAAGTCAAGTCAAGAATGGTTTTACAGATATTAAAACTTGGTTATAATGTACTATTAAGCGATGTGGATGTGTACTGGTTTGAGAATCCATTGCCCTATCTTAGGTCTTTTGGTCCCGCTGTTCTTGTGGTCCAGTCCGATGAATATAACACTGCAGGTAACGAAATAATGGGAAAATGAACTTTGAGAGATCCGAATCTTATGTTTCTTAGCCATTCAAACATGTTATCTTCTTGCAGGGCCAATAAACTTACCTCGACGCCTTAACTCTGGTTTCTATTATGCTCATTCGGACACTATTACCATCAAGGCATTGGAGAAGGTAGTGAAGCATGCAGCTAACTCCAATTTCTCTGAACAACCGAGTTTCTACGACACATT from Primulina tabacum isolate GXHZ01 chromosome 14, ASM2559414v2, whole genome shotgun sequence includes:
- the LOC142524862 gene encoding beta-arabinofuranosyltransferase RAY1 isoform X2; protein product: MPPCCCPRNRSQDPSVFALAESLGSRVLVEPNIDFTFLGTPFFHSMVARSLASSSDVSVLVDPDAIILWDFVSTLNYAHKLDEDWLLIAATQNISHFPFHLDSGGRRWLTDDGKHIGIKELQEFLSQRSCGKLFGERMIIAWNNGDLPLHKGILPPFLYGKGLHNQWLITEAMNSDFRLVIDASSTISSFYLNELHQESYISSRSWELHGNSLLGMLYGSFSFSKANYSSVLMLFEYGGHYLFVNKNQHIAYKLGYKPSLNLWKKGISLSQMEEEIQGCLDSIKSLEETEGRLANEQSRSWNSITLSFSLENLLSIRADQNKIIVLGVAGYSYKDMLMSWVCRLRHLQLSNFLVCALDTEIYEFSIMQGLPVIKFLNPPTNISFDDCHFGTECFRKVTKVKSRMVLQILKLGYNVLLSDVDVYWFENPLPYLRSFGPAVLVVQSDEYNTAGPINLPRRLNSGFYYAHSDTITIKALEKVVKHAANSNFSEQPSFYDTLCGEGGSNRLDDNQCVEPETNLLVHFLNRDLFPNGAYGGLWEEKDIKNICTDKGCLILHNNWISGRKKKLERQVLSGLWEYDINTRMCLQTWQRNDIPGYF
- the LOC142524862 gene encoding beta-arabinofuranosyltransferase RAY1 isoform X1 codes for the protein MEARFSILFSSFYYKKALKSGLWLVWLCGIFLICVSFYATLLLPKKQKVFYDGPKITLFTAPRPFTGLIGERQALAVRSWLGLSENIDVVLFSQDPSVFALAESLGSRVLVEPNIDFTFLGTPFFHSMVARSLASSSDVSVLVDPDAIILWDFVSTLNYAHKLDEDWLLIAATQNISHFPFHLDSGGRRWLTDDGKHIGIKELQEFLSQRSCGKLFGERMIIAWNNGDLPLHKGILPPFLYGKGLHNQWLITEAMNSDFRLVIDASSTISSFYLNELHQESYISSRSWELHGNSLLGMLYGSFSFSKANYSSVLMLFEYGGHYLFVNKNQHIAYKLGYKPSLNLWKKGISLSQMEEEIQGCLDSIKSLEETEGRLANEQSRSWNSITLSFSLENLLSIRADQNKIIVLGVAGYSYKDMLMSWVCRLRHLQLSNFLVCALDTEIYEFSIMQGLPVIKFLNPPTNISFDDCHFGTECFRKVTKVKSRMVLQILKLGYNVLLSDVDVYWFENPLPYLRSFGPAVLVVQSDEYNTAGPINLPRRLNSGFYYAHSDTITIKALEKVVKHAANSNFSEQPSFYDTLCGEGGSNRLDDNQCVEPETNLLVHFLNRDLFPNGAYGGLWEEKDIKNICTDKGCLILHNNWISGRKKKLERQVLSGLWEYDINTRMCLQTWQRNDIPGYF